Proteins encoded by one window of Mercenaria mercenaria strain notata chromosome 4, MADL_Memer_1, whole genome shotgun sequence:
- the LOC123552979 gene encoding uncharacterized protein LOC123552979 has product MHLKLVVIVVFCLILAASAKPAKKPGGKGKKGDKGSKGGLEKPLVKLCDGLDSGDITNTDTDYDGVFTDLEPVCDDLLDYVDSQTEEGNTDGDVSVQDVRLFFSSFIIINKIIISSSPSSSSSSGSAGN; this is encoded by the exons atgCATCTTAAGCTGGTAGTTATCGTGGTGTTTTGCTTGATCCTGGCAGCTTCGGCAAAGCCAGCG AAAAAACCAGGCGGAAAAGGAAAGAAGGGCGATAAAGGTTCTAAGGGAGGCCTTGAAAAGCCTCTTGTGAAACTATGCGATGGCCTTGACAGCGGTGATATCACTAACACTGACACAGACTACGACGGTGTGTTTACCGACCTCGAGCCAGTGTGTGACGACCTTCTAGATTATGTAGATTCGCAAACGGAAGAGGGAAATACCGACGGCGATGTCTCAGTACAAGATGTAagacttttcttttcatcttttatcattatcaataaaattattatttcatcatcaccatcatcatcatcatcatctggtTCAGCAGGTAACTAA
- the LOC128546025 gene encoding uncharacterized protein LOC128546025, whose amino-acid sequence MEELKKKGGKGGKKGGKGGKGDGEDEEMDAVRALLGFCKQLDKAVEKGLPEDTPTELTDIFTAVDPICDDALAIAETNAEEEEKKGGPEGALVNLCEGLESGDITNTDTDYDGVFTDLEPVCTELLEYVDSQTEEEGGDVTVQDFKKKGGKKGGKGGKGGKKDGEDDEMDAVKALLGFCKKLDMAIEKGLPEDIPTELTDIFDDVSPICDDAMAIAETDAEEKGGKGDKGDKGGLEKPLVKLCDGLESGDITNTDTDYDDVFTDLEPVCTKLLESVDSQTEEEGGDVTVQDFKKKGGKKGGKKGGKGGKKDGEDEEMDAVKALLGFCKMLDKAVEKGLPEDIPTELTDIFADVDPICDDALAIAEGA is encoded by the exons ATGGAAGAG CTTAAAAAGAAAGGAGGCAAAGGTGGCAAGAAAGGAGGCAAGGGAGGCAAGGGAGACGGGGAAGATGAAGAGATGGACGCCGTGCGGGCCCTACTTGGATTCTGCAAGCAGTTGGATAAGGCAGTGGAGAAAGGC CTACCTGAAGATACTCCAACAGAGTTGACAGATATTTTCACCGCAGTGGATCCTATCTGCGATGATGCTCTAGCCATTGCTGAAACCAATGCCGAAGAAGAGGAAAAAAAGGGAGGTCCAGAAGGGGCTCTTGTAAATCTATGCGAAGGCCTTGAGAGTGGTGACATCACTAACACTGACACAGACTACGACGGTGTGTTTACCGACCTCGAGCCAGTGTGCACGGAACTTCTGGAATATGTAGATTCGCAGACAGAAGAGGAGGGCGGAGATGTCACAGTACAAGAT TTCAAAAAGAAAGGAGGTAAAAAAGGAGGCAAGGGAGGTAAGGGAGGCAAGAAAGACGGGGAAGATGATGAGATGGACGCCGTGAAGGCTCTACTTGGATTCTGCAAGAAGTTGGATATGGCAATTGAGAAAGGC TTACCTGAAGATATTCCAACAGAACTGACTGACATTTTCGACGACGTAAGTCCTATCTGCGATGATGCTATGGCCATTGCTGAAACCGATGCCGAAGAAAAGGGTGGAAAAGGAGACAAAGGCGATAAAGGGGGTCTGGAAAAGCCTCTTGTGAAACTATGCGATGGCCTTGAGAGCGGTGACATCACTAACACTGACACGGACTACGACGATGTGTTTACCGACCTCGAGCCAGTTTGCACGAAGCTTCTGGAATCTGTAGATTCGCAAACGGAAGAGGAGGGCGGCGATGTCACAGTACAAGat tttaaaaagaaaggaGGCAAAAAAGGAGGCAAGAAAGGAGGCAAGGGAGGCAAGAAAGACGGGGAAGATGAAGAAATGGACGCCGTGAAGGCCCTACTTGGTTTCTGCAAGATGTTGGACAAGGCAGTGGAGAAAGGC CTACCTGAAGATATTCCAACAGAGCTGACAGACATTTTCGCCGACGTCGATCCTATCTGTGATGATGCTCTAGCCATTGCTGAAGGAGCCTGA